Part of the Leptodactylus fuscus isolate aLepFus1 chromosome 6, aLepFus1.hap2, whole genome shotgun sequence genome, CAGGGCCCCCATGGGCTGATCTTGACCTCTGGCAGGGCCCCCATGGGCTGATCTTGACCTCTGGCGGGGCCCCCATGGGCTGATCTTGACCTCTGGCGGGGCCCCCATGGGCTGATCTTGACCTCTAGGCGGGCCCCCATGGGCTGATCTTGACCtctggcggggccccatgggctgatCTTGACCTCTGGCGGGCCCCCTACAGGCAGGCACTGATCTGTAGCTTCTTCTCTTTACAGTGTGAAATGGGAAGAGAGTGGTGGTCCGCATGACAGTCCACCCTGGGGGCCCAGGAAgaaggtggcagaggaggactgTGGAGATTTCAGGAACAACATCAAGGAGGTCCACACAGAGGCCACTGAGAAGAGCAAGAAGAAACGGGACAAGAGGAATCGGCCCCTGGAGGAAGAGGTGGTCAATGAAGGGCCCAAGAGGAAGAAGAAAGATGTGACCCCAGAGAGTGAGGAACATGAGGTCAGCCAGCGacccaagaagaagaagaaaaaggagaagaagaaggaggtgaCTTCAGAGGAGGAGGCCAGTGAGCAGCCCAGGAGGAGGGTGACCCTGAAGGAAGACGAGGTCAGCAAGAGGTCAAAGAAGAAGGGGGTGACCCCAATGGATGAGGTTAAGGAGCGGCCTAAGAAGGGGAAGTTGAGGGACCCGCAGCGTGTCTCTGAGCAGTCAGCAAAAGCTTCAGAACAAAGTCCCAAAAACAATAAGATCTCCAAGGACCCGGGGACCAAGAAGCCTCAACTCCAGAAGGAGGCTCCTCCCCCGCTCAGCTCCTCCAGGAAGGagacatcatcatcatccagcTCTGAccaggaggatacagagaggagcagGAGGGAGGAGCCCGGACCTCCCACGAGGATGCAGCAGCGGGACGGCTCCTCCAGCCCAGATACTCTCATCATAAAGAAACCGCTAACGgccggcctctcccctcctgtgtATAATGGACGTGTGGCCAGAGGGGGCGCTCAGCACAGATCTCCACTGAAGTCTGCAGGGCGGGGTGTTAGCAGAGGACGGGGCATACCAAACCTTCCATGGAGGGGGAGGGGATTCCGAGGCCAGGGAGAGGCGCAGCTCCAAAATAACTTCTTCTATAACTACAGCCCTGAAACCTTAAAAGAGCAGCATCTGAATGAAGACGTGAGCAACGTATCTGTGCTGATCCAGGTGAGGACCTGCCCACTGCCACATGCATCGGTAGTGATCTGGGGGGCTCAGTATAATTGGGTCGTCTGCAGCC contains:
- the COIL gene encoding coilin → MAAAPGSGGEIRVKLMFDYPPPVVPQSRQLWFMLDTGLCRAVTDVSAIIQERFYYSRRGALSLYLDGCLLPPGESVRLIRDNDAISVKWEESGGPHDSPPWGPRKKVAEEDCGDFRNNIKEVHTEATEKSKKKRDKRNRPLEEEVVNEGPKRKKKDVTPESEEHEVSQRPKKKKKKEKKKEVTSEEEASEQPRRRVTLKEDEVSKRSKKKGVTPMDEVKERPKKGKLRDPQRVSEQSAKASEQSPKNNKISKDPGTKKPQLQKEAPPPLSSSRKETSSSSSSDQEDTERSRREEPGPPTRMQQRDGSSSPDTLIIKKPLTAGLSPPVYNGRVARGGAQHRSPLKSAGRGVSRGRGIPNLPWRGRGFRGQGEAQLQNNFFYNYSPETLKEQHLNEDVSNVSVLIQNPPELPKKDYSALPLLAAPPQPGKIIAFKLLELTENYTPEVSDYKEGQILSYDPVTQQVEVEVLSQPKKKEPGKFDLIYEGEDGTDIVEYAVPQECKISQAWSSLIEPRLVTEHGPQLHVAAGL